One Nostoc sp. UHCC 0302 DNA window includes the following coding sequences:
- a CDS encoding YggT family protein, with amino-acid sequence MYLLISTLATFTQIYTVLLIIRVLLTWFPTINWYNQPFSALSQITDPYLNLFRSFIPPLGGMDFSPMLAILLLQFLGSLIGGLQVYA; translated from the coding sequence ATGTATTTACTGATTAGTACTCTAGCTACTTTCACGCAAATCTATACCGTTTTACTGATTATTCGGGTTCTGTTAACCTGGTTCCCGACAATCAACTGGTATAATCAACCCTTTTCTGCTTTGAGCCAGATAACTGACCCTTATCTCAACCTTTTCCGCTCATTTATTCCACCATTGGGCGGTATGGATTTTTCCCCAATGTTAGCGATTTTACTACTTCAATTTTTAGGTAGTTTGATCGGTGGTTTACAAGTCTACGCCTAA
- a CDS encoding biotin carboxylase — translation MEKYSRLRTHYSGLIKVSIVCCLITFLSWVIIPPAVALTQIKLFDISYKDCPAELAQGAVTSSGSAAANCFIVTGKAENGTNKTVYDADIFGRIYDANNDSVMQNRTRLGSIAEVPPGTSDFELRISVPANQPEPLKLKQFKAAGFSGQVRR, via the coding sequence ATGGAGAAATACTCAAGACTCAGAACTCACTACTCAGGGTTAATAAAGGTCAGCATTGTGTGCTGCCTGATTACGTTTTTATCGTGGGTGATTATTCCCCCTGCTGTAGCACTAACACAAATTAAACTATTTGATATTTCTTATAAAGATTGTCCGGCAGAACTGGCACAAGGAGCTGTAACCAGTAGTGGTAGTGCGGCTGCTAATTGCTTCATTGTCACTGGCAAAGCAGAAAATGGCACTAATAAAACAGTTTACGATGCAGATATTTTTGGACGCATCTATGATGCCAATAATGACTCAGTGATGCAAAATCGCACTCGGCTGGGTTCTATTGCTGAAGTACCACCAGGAACTAGCGATTTTGAGTTAAGAATCTCTGTACCTGCGAATCAGCCAGAACCTTTAAAGCTGAAGCAGTTTAAGGCCGCTGGATTTAGCGGCCAAGTCCGGCGTTAA
- a CDS encoding shikimate dehydrogenase has protein sequence MTKQLITGKTKLLGVIGYPVEHSLSPAMHNAAIAQLGLDYVYLPFPIAPEYLEKAITGFAAIGAVGFSVTIPHKQAIIPLLSEITPLAQAIGAVNTVSRQDDQWVGTNTDIEGFIAPLQTTYKQAWSQKVAVILGNGGAARAVVAGCVQLGCTEIHIVGRNMQRLKEFYNSWGNAPLAENLQVHAWDELIKLIPQADLLVNTTPIGMFPKVDESPLSAEEIANLPTGAIAYDLIYTPNPTKFLQLAQQQGAIALDGLEMLVQQGAAALKIWLQRETVPVDVMRQALRTHLGL, from the coding sequence ATGACAAAACAATTAATTACAGGCAAAACTAAACTGCTAGGAGTAATTGGGTATCCAGTGGAACATTCGTTGTCACCAGCGATGCACAATGCAGCGATCGCTCAGTTGGGATTAGATTATGTTTATCTCCCGTTTCCTATAGCACCAGAGTATTTAGAGAAAGCGATCACAGGTTTTGCGGCTATTGGTGCTGTTGGCTTTAGCGTCACCATACCTCACAAACAAGCAATCATACCCCTACTATCAGAAATTACCCCCCTTGCTCAAGCTATAGGAGCCGTGAATACTGTTAGTCGCCAAGATGACCAATGGGTAGGCACAAACACGGATATAGAAGGATTTATTGCCCCTCTGCAAACAACCTATAAGCAAGCTTGGAGTCAGAAAGTAGCTGTAATTTTAGGTAATGGTGGTGCAGCAAGAGCTGTTGTCGCAGGTTGTGTCCAGTTGGGTTGTACGGAAATCCATATAGTGGGACGCAATATGCAGAGATTAAAAGAATTCTATAACAGTTGGGGAAATGCACCGCTAGCTGAGAATTTACAAGTTCATGCGTGGGACGAGCTAATAAAACTCATTCCACAAGCAGATTTATTAGTCAACACAACTCCCATAGGTATGTTTCCCAAGGTAGATGAATCACCTTTGAGTGCAGAGGAAATAGCTAATCTACCGACAGGAGCGATCGCTTACGATTTGATATATACTCCTAATCCAACAAAATTTCTGCAATTAGCACAGCAACAAGGTGCAATTGCGCTCGATGGATTAGAAATGCTAGTTCAACAAGGAGCAGCAGCATTAAAAATCTGGTTACAACGCGAAACTGTACCTGTAGACGTGATGCGCCAAGCGTTGCGAACTCATCTCGGTTTGTGA